In one window of Burkholderia cepacia ATCC 25416 DNA:
- a CDS encoding amidohydrolase family protein translates to MRDTMLNCTCCPSPGRRRLLGALAAFAGTAVAGQSAPAAGSADTPAALPPHRPRSIDIHAHYYPESFCDLVGGEGKRFGGSFVCDDTSFTFRTPAGGLGPLPMKFIDIDARLKDMDASGVDVQALSLSVPMAYWGDRPFNAKLARDWNASASRVYQRHPTRFVVLATLPMLNAADAIDELERAVQLPGVRGVYMGTNIDNRDLDDPLFAPVFARIEQLGLPVFLHPQQTVGGARLGDFYLSNLLGNPFDTAIAGSHLILGGVLDRYPTLEITLPHAGGALPILVGRLDAGWTVRPETRRLAQKPSSYLRRFSYDTVSHSGPVLNFLIENVGVDRLVLGSDYCFDMGYEQPVRFLDRVDLSARQRAMILGGNAGKLLRI, encoded by the coding sequence ATGAGAGACACCATGCTGAATTGCACCTGCTGCCCGTCGCCGGGACGCCGCCGCCTGCTCGGCGCGCTTGCCGCGTTCGCGGGCACCGCCGTCGCCGGACAGTCCGCGCCGGCCGCCGGCAGCGCCGACACCCCGGCCGCGTTGCCGCCGCACCGGCCGCGCTCGATCGACATCCACGCGCATTACTACCCGGAGAGCTTCTGCGACCTGGTCGGCGGCGAAGGCAAGCGCTTCGGCGGCTCGTTCGTGTGCGACGACACATCGTTCACGTTCCGCACGCCCGCCGGCGGCCTCGGCCCGCTGCCGATGAAGTTCATCGACATCGACGCGCGGCTCAAGGACATGGATGCGTCCGGCGTCGACGTGCAGGCGCTGTCGCTCAGCGTGCCGATGGCTTACTGGGGCGACCGGCCGTTCAACGCGAAGCTCGCGCGCGACTGGAATGCATCGGCGTCGCGCGTCTACCAGCGGCACCCGACGCGCTTCGTCGTGCTCGCGACGCTGCCGATGCTGAACGCGGCCGACGCGATCGACGAACTCGAACGCGCCGTGCAATTGCCGGGCGTGCGCGGCGTGTACATGGGCACCAACATCGACAACCGCGATCTCGACGATCCGCTGTTCGCGCCCGTGTTCGCCCGCATCGAGCAGCTGGGCCTGCCGGTGTTCCTGCATCCGCAGCAGACGGTCGGCGGCGCGCGGCTCGGCGATTTCTACCTCAGCAACCTGCTCGGCAACCCGTTCGATACCGCGATCGCGGGCTCGCACCTGATCCTCGGCGGCGTGCTCGACCGCTACCCGACGCTGGAAATCACGTTGCCGCATGCGGGCGGCGCGCTGCCGATCCTCGTCGGGCGCCTCGACGCGGGCTGGACCGTGCGGCCCGAAACGCGCCGGCTCGCGCAGAAGCCCAGCAGCTACCTGCGGCGCTTCAGCTATGACACGGTGTCGCATTCGGGTCCCGTGCTGAACTTCCTGATCGAGAACGTCGGCGTGGACCGGCTCGTGCTCGGCAGCGACTACTGTTTCGACATGGGCTACGAGCAGCCGGTGCGCTTTCTCGACCGTGTCGACCTGAGCGCGCGGCAGCGCGCGATGATCCTCGGCGGCAATGCGGGCAAGCTGCTGCGGATCTAG
- a CDS encoding FAD-dependent monooxygenase, translated as MKIVIAGGSIAGLAATLTLDCVGHDVTVCERSPSPLRGQGGGVAVLRRMMAFLEQHGRHCRHAISVPTHRRRWIDRDGIVTRDEPEMLPFSSWDAVYRSLCETLPHGRIRYGRTVTGFDQDADGVDVHLGDERLHADVLIAADGAGSTLRAQLFPGYAPSFAGYLAWRGIVDEADFDAASIAPLVENMTLHKAPGELFMAFLIPALDGSLAPGTRRFNWLWYRNEADREALRHHLTDRAGHVHHASVHPGQLADDVVATLRQLAGERLPALLAQLVHATRMPFNQAIFDALSPAFVDGRVALIGDAACTVRPHTASGTSKAASDAVSLAEALPADATDVVARLAQWSARRRDEVTSLLEKGPQLAAAFGLGTPR; from the coding sequence ATGAAGATAGTCATTGCAGGCGGATCGATCGCCGGTCTCGCGGCCACGCTGACGCTCGACTGCGTCGGACACGACGTGACGGTCTGCGAACGCTCGCCGTCGCCGCTGCGCGGCCAGGGCGGCGGCGTGGCCGTGTTGCGCCGGATGATGGCGTTTCTCGAACAGCATGGCCGGCATTGCCGCCACGCGATCAGCGTGCCGACACACCGGCGGCGCTGGATCGATCGCGACGGCATCGTCACGCGCGACGAGCCCGAGATGCTGCCGTTTTCGTCGTGGGACGCCGTCTACCGCTCGCTGTGCGAAACGCTGCCGCACGGGCGCATCCGGTACGGCCGCACGGTCACCGGCTTCGACCAGGACGCGGACGGCGTCGACGTCCACCTCGGCGACGAGCGCCTCCACGCGGACGTGCTGATCGCCGCCGACGGGGCCGGCTCGACCCTGCGCGCGCAGCTCTTTCCCGGTTACGCGCCGTCGTTCGCCGGTTACCTCGCGTGGCGCGGGATCGTCGACGAAGCGGATTTCGACGCCGCGTCGATCGCGCCGCTGGTCGAGAACATGACGCTGCACAAGGCGCCGGGCGAGCTGTTCATGGCGTTCCTGATTCCCGCGCTCGACGGCTCGCTCGCGCCGGGCACGCGCCGCTTCAACTGGCTGTGGTATCGCAACGAAGCCGATCGCGAAGCGCTGCGTCACCACCTGACCGATCGGGCCGGCCACGTCCATCACGCGTCCGTGCATCCGGGGCAGCTCGCCGACGACGTCGTCGCGACGCTGCGGCAACTCGCCGGCGAACGCCTGCCGGCCCTGCTCGCGCAACTGGTGCACGCGACGCGCATGCCGTTCAACCAGGCGATCTTCGACGCGTTGAGCCCCGCGTTCGTCGATGGCCGCGTCGCGCTGATCGGCGATGCGGCGTGCACCGTGCGCCCGCATACCGCATCGGGCACGTCGAAGGCCGCGAGCGATGCGGTGTCGCTCGCCGAAGCGCTGCCGGCGGACGCGACCGACGTCGTCGCGCGTCTCGCGCAATGGTCGGCGCGACGGCGCGACGAAGTGACGTCGCTGCTCGAGAAGGGCCCGCAGCTGGCCGCGGCGTTCGGCCTCGGCACGCCGCGCTGA
- a CDS encoding FAD binding domain-containing protein codes for MNHGTSTKRKAAIVGGSLGGLFAANLLLRNGWDVDVFERVPDALSGRGAGIVTHPELFDVMRAAGVRIDASIGVKVESRITLGRDGTVVSERRMPQTLTAWSKMYHVLRAALPDQHYRAGAVVTDVADGPGHASVTLADGSVVHADLVIAADGFRSAIREKFLPDARLQYAGYVAWRGLVDEPGLSESTHATLFGNFAFGLPPHEQILGYPVAGQGNSTKPGERRYNFVWYRATREDTDLPNLLTDATGKLWAGGIPPTLIRREVLDDMEDAAHALLAPQFAEVVARATQPLFQPIYDLEVPNMAFGRIALLGDAAFVARPHCGMGVTKAAGDALALVTALATRADTLDALCEYSETRTAFGAAIVEHARHLGAYMQAQLKNDTEREMAERYRTPEVVMRETAVPPHF; via the coding sequence ATGAACCACGGCACTTCGACCAAACGCAAGGCCGCGATCGTCGGCGGCTCGCTGGGCGGCCTGTTCGCCGCGAATCTCCTGCTGCGCAACGGCTGGGACGTGGACGTGTTCGAACGGGTGCCCGACGCGCTGTCGGGCCGCGGCGCCGGGATCGTCACGCACCCCGAACTGTTCGACGTGATGCGCGCCGCGGGCGTGCGCATCGACGCATCGATCGGCGTGAAGGTCGAGTCGCGGATCACGCTGGGCCGCGACGGCACCGTCGTATCGGAACGCCGGATGCCGCAGACGCTCACCGCGTGGAGCAAGATGTACCACGTGCTGCGCGCGGCGCTGCCCGACCAGCATTACCGCGCGGGCGCGGTCGTCACCGACGTCGCGGACGGCCCCGGGCACGCGTCGGTCACGCTCGCCGACGGCTCGGTCGTGCACGCCGACCTCGTCATCGCGGCCGACGGCTTCCGCTCGGCGATCCGCGAGAAATTCCTGCCGGACGCGCGGCTGCAATATGCGGGCTACGTCGCGTGGCGCGGGCTGGTCGACGAACCCGGGCTGTCGGAGTCCACCCACGCGACGCTGTTCGGGAATTTCGCGTTCGGCCTGCCGCCGCACGAACAGATCCTCGGTTATCCGGTCGCCGGCCAGGGCAACAGCACGAAGCCGGGCGAGCGCCGCTACAACTTCGTGTGGTATCGCGCGACCCGCGAGGACACCGACCTGCCGAACCTGCTGACCGACGCGACCGGCAAGCTGTGGGCGGGCGGCATTCCGCCGACGCTGATCCGGCGCGAGGTGCTCGACGACATGGAAGACGCCGCCCACGCGCTGCTGGCGCCGCAGTTCGCCGAGGTCGTCGCGCGCGCGACGCAGCCGCTGTTCCAGCCGATCTACGACCTCGAAGTGCCGAACATGGCGTTCGGCCGGATCGCGCTGCTCGGCGACGCCGCGTTCGTCGCGCGGCCGCATTGCGGGATGGGTGTCACGAAGGCCGCCGGCGATGCCCTTGCGCTCGTCACGGCACTCGCCACGCGCGCCGACACGCTCGACGCGCTGTGCGAATACAGCGAGACGCGCACGGCATTCGGCGCGGCGATCGTGGAGCACGCGCGTCACCTCGGCGCCTACATGCAGGCGCAACTGAAGAACGACACCGAGCGCGAAATGGCCGAGCGCTATCGCACGCCGGAAGTCGTGATGCGGGAAACCGCCGTTCCGCCGCATTTCTGA
- a CDS encoding cation acetate symporter encodes MKRLLPALLTACSCAPAFAAGPAALAHGHNPVAIGMFVVFVASTLFITRWAARKNHSVADHYAAGGKITAFQNGWAIAGDYMSAASLLGISALVFASGYDGLIYSVGFLASWPIILFLIAEPLRNLGKYTLADVVSYRLRQRPIRAFAASSSIVIVLLYLVSQMVGAGKLVELLFGLNYTVAVLIVGVLMVVYVFFGGMLATTWIQIIKAVLLLAGAAFMAIMVLSRCGFSLDALFAQAILVHPKHAAIMRPGGLVSDPVSAVSLGLALIFGTAGLPHILMRFFTVGDVKAARKSILYATGIVGAGYVLIVVIGFGTIALVASDPQYHDASGAIAGGANMVAIHLAHAVGGNVFLGFICAVAFSTILAVVAGLTLAGSSAISHDLYANVLRRGQASDRDEMRVARATTVVLGVLAILLGIAFEKQNIAFIVSLTFSIAASSNFPVLLLSIYWRGLTTRGAVLGGLLGLATAVTLTVLSPTVWVQVLGHAHAVYPYEYPALFSMAAAFAGVVLFSVTDRSARAQRERAQFDTQLVACEMGLTAGTTTTITQRG; translated from the coding sequence ATGAAACGCCTGCTCCCCGCACTGCTCACCGCTTGCAGCTGTGCACCGGCGTTCGCGGCCGGCCCCGCCGCGCTCGCGCACGGGCACAATCCGGTCGCGATCGGCATGTTCGTCGTGTTCGTCGCGTCGACGCTCTTCATCACGCGCTGGGCCGCGCGCAAGAACCACAGCGTGGCCGACCACTACGCGGCGGGCGGCAAGATCACCGCGTTCCAGAACGGCTGGGCGATCGCCGGCGACTACATGTCGGCCGCGTCGCTGCTCGGCATCTCCGCGCTGGTGTTCGCGAGCGGCTACGACGGGCTGATCTATTCGGTCGGGTTTCTCGCGAGCTGGCCGATCATCCTGTTCCTGATCGCCGAGCCGCTGCGCAACCTCGGCAAGTACACGCTCGCCGACGTCGTGTCGTATCGCCTGCGGCAACGGCCGATCCGCGCGTTCGCGGCGTCGAGCTCGATCGTCATCGTGCTGCTGTATCTCGTGTCGCAGATGGTCGGCGCGGGCAAGCTGGTCGAGCTGCTGTTCGGCCTGAACTACACGGTCGCGGTGCTGATCGTCGGCGTGCTGATGGTCGTCTACGTGTTCTTCGGCGGGATGCTGGCCACCACCTGGATCCAGATCATCAAGGCCGTGCTGCTGCTCGCCGGCGCGGCGTTCATGGCGATCATGGTGCTGAGCCGTTGCGGCTTCAGTCTCGACGCGCTGTTCGCGCAGGCGATTCTCGTTCACCCGAAACACGCGGCGATCATGCGCCCCGGCGGGCTGGTGTCCGATCCGGTCTCGGCCGTGTCACTCGGCCTCGCGCTGATCTTCGGCACCGCGGGCCTGCCGCACATCCTGATGCGATTCTTCACGGTCGGCGACGTCAAGGCGGCCCGCAAGAGCATCCTCTACGCAACCGGGATCGTCGGCGCCGGCTACGTGCTGATCGTCGTCATCGGCTTCGGCACCATCGCGCTCGTCGCGTCGGACCCGCAGTACCACGACGCGTCCGGCGCGATCGCCGGCGGCGCGAACATGGTGGCGATCCACCTCGCGCACGCGGTCGGCGGCAACGTGTTCCTCGGCTTCATCTGCGCGGTCGCGTTCTCGACCATCCTGGCCGTGGTCGCCGGGCTCACGCTCGCGGGTTCGTCGGCGATCTCGCACGACCTCTACGCGAACGTGCTGCGGCGCGGGCAGGCGTCCGACCGGGACGAAATGCGCGTGGCGCGCGCCACGACCGTCGTGCTCGGCGTGCTCGCGATCCTGCTCGGCATCGCGTTCGAGAAGCAGAACATCGCGTTCATCGTCAGCCTCACGTTTTCGATCGCGGCCAGCTCGAATTTCCCGGTGCTGCTGCTCTCGATCTACTGGCGCGGGCTGACGACGCGCGGCGCGGTGTTGGGCGGCCTGCTCGGGCTCGCCACCGCGGTGACGCTCACCGTGCTGAGCCCGACCGTGTGGGTCCAGGTACTGGGCCATGCGCACGCGGTCTATCCGTACGAATACCCGGCGCTGTTCTCGATGGCGGCGGCCTTCGCCGGCGTCGTCCTGTTCTCCGTCACCGATCGCTCGGCGCGTGCGCAACGCGAGCGCGCGCAGTTCGACACGCAACTCGTCGCGTGCGAGATGGGCCTCACGGCGGGCACCACCACGACCATCACGCAACGCGGCTGA
- a CDS encoding cytochrome c, translated as MKHKRLWFGAAGIAVVGLAVAIGIMVKPSIAPIDPPARASFDPQLVRAGARVVALGDCVVCHTANDGKPFAGGLPLATPFGTIYATNITPDADTGIGRWSRDAFARALRSGIARDGHPLYPAFPYIHFTRMSDDDITAAYAYLMTREPVRTKTPPNDLIFPLNFRPLVAFWNVLFLREGAYRPDPSQSAQWNRGKLLVDGLGHCASCHSPLNAIGGEQAGKAFDGGIVDGWEAPPLNALGSAVKPWTQAQLVTYLRTGRASEHGAAAGPMLPVTRDLATVPQEDVEAIAAYILSIQKPAAARPATAGAGHGPTTPAGQRGAVLFQASCAQCHGPAAPMQSIGERPTLAFSTAVAADTPRNAIQMMFNGIGWHGEDTLNYMPSFIDQYDDAQISDLAAYLRETYSDRPAWSGVDTLAAKLRKEDSAR; from the coding sequence ATGAAGCACAAACGACTCTGGTTCGGCGCGGCCGGCATCGCGGTCGTCGGCCTGGCGGTCGCGATCGGCATCATGGTCAAGCCGTCGATCGCGCCGATCGATCCGCCCGCCCGCGCATCGTTCGATCCGCAACTCGTTCGCGCCGGCGCGCGCGTGGTCGCGCTCGGCGATTGCGTCGTGTGCCACACCGCGAACGACGGCAAGCCGTTCGCCGGCGGGCTGCCGCTCGCAACGCCGTTCGGCACGATCTACGCGACCAACATCACGCCGGATGCCGACACCGGCATCGGCCGCTGGTCGCGCGACGCGTTCGCACGCGCGCTGCGCAGCGGGATCGCCCGCGACGGCCATCCGCTCTACCCGGCATTTCCGTACATCCACTTCACGCGGATGTCCGACGACGACATCACGGCCGCCTATGCGTACCTGATGACCCGCGAACCGGTGCGGACGAAAACGCCGCCGAACGACCTGATCTTCCCGCTGAACTTCCGGCCGCTGGTCGCGTTCTGGAACGTGCTGTTCCTGCGCGAAGGCGCGTACCGGCCCGACCCGTCGCAATCCGCGCAATGGAATCGCGGCAAGCTGCTCGTCGACGGCCTCGGGCACTGCGCGTCGTGCCATTCGCCGCTCAATGCGATCGGCGGCGAACAGGCCGGCAAGGCGTTCGACGGCGGCATCGTCGACGGCTGGGAGGCGCCGCCGCTCAATGCGCTCGGCAGCGCGGTCAAGCCGTGGACGCAGGCGCAGCTCGTCACCTACCTGCGCACCGGCCGCGCGAGCGAGCACGGCGCGGCGGCCGGCCCGATGCTGCCCGTCACGCGCGATCTCGCGACCGTGCCGCAGGAGGACGTCGAGGCGATCGCCGCGTACATCCTGTCGATCCAGAAGCCGGCGGCCGCCCGGCCCGCGACCGCCGGTGCCGGACACGGCCCGACGACGCCCGCCGGCCAGCGCGGCGCGGTGCTGTTCCAGGCGTCGTGCGCGCAGTGCCACGGGCCGGCAGCGCCGATGCAGTCGATCGGCGAGCGGCCGACGCTCGCGTTCAGCACGGCCGTCGCCGCCGATACGCCGCGCAACGCGATCCAGATGATGTTCAACGGGATCGGCTGGCACGGCGAAGACACGCTGAACTACATGCCGTCGTTCATCGACCAGTACGACGACGCGCAGATCTCGGACCTCGCCGCGTACCTGCGGGAAACGTATTCCGATCGTCCCGCGTGGAGCGGCGTCGACACCCTGGCCGCGAAGCTCAGAAAGGAGGACAGCGCGCGATGA
- a CDS encoding VOC family protein — protein MTVSRLAHYSIRTLDLERSCRFYERVLGFKRGYRPPFDFPGAWLYKGGDESDYGTVHIIGVDPANPDGLAAYLGDKALPASGTGTVDHIAFLATGVEAMWDTLRAEHVAWRDRTVPSLGLHQVFIEDPSGVTIELNFPAAEVAGLTLPAAVPAGDSQAHGD, from the coding sequence ATGACGGTATCCAGACTCGCGCACTACTCGATCCGCACGCTCGATCTCGAGCGATCGTGCCGGTTCTACGAACGTGTGCTCGGCTTCAAGCGCGGCTACCGGCCGCCGTTCGACTTTCCCGGCGCATGGCTCTACAAGGGCGGCGACGAAAGCGATTACGGCACGGTCCACATCATCGGCGTCGACCCGGCCAACCCGGACGGGCTCGCGGCCTATCTCGGCGACAAGGCGCTGCCGGCGTCGGGCACCGGCACGGTCGACCACATCGCATTCCTCGCGACCGGCGTCGAGGCGATGTGGGACACGCTGCGCGCCGAACACGTCGCGTGGCGCGATCGCACCGTGCCGAGCCTCGGGCTGCACCAGGTGTTCATCGAGGACCCGTCCGGCGTGACGATCGAACTCAACTTCCCCGCCGCCGAAGTCGCGGGGCTGACACTGCCCGCCGCGGTACCGGCCGGCGACTCGCAAGCACACGGAGACTGA
- a CDS encoding ubiquitin carboxyl-terminal hydrolase 14 gives MATTCTHLGEARILNTDKDYCEECVKSGSRWVHLRLCLSCGHVGCCDSSPNRHASRHFHETTHPLARSIEPGERWVWCYADDVMAGEITP, from the coding sequence ATGGCCACGACCTGCACCCATCTCGGTGAAGCGCGCATCCTGAACACCGACAAGGACTACTGCGAGGAATGCGTGAAGTCCGGCAGCCGATGGGTGCATTTGCGCCTGTGCCTGAGCTGCGGGCATGTCGGCTGTTGCGACTCGTCGCCGAACCGTCACGCCAGCCGGCATTTTCATGAAACGACGCACCCGCTCGCCCGTTCGATCGAGCCCGGCGAGCGCTGGGTCTGGTGCTATGCGGACGACGTGATGGCCGGCGAAATCACGCCGTAA
- a CDS encoding xanthine dehydrogenase family protein molybdopterin-binding subunit yields MNPPDDIDESRRHFMVSGALFVAFSLAPVTRAAAQLVIADEGAAVHVAKATETLAGSLKTNPLLDAWIKITPDGKVTVFTGKVELGTGVRTALLQVAAEELNMKPSLITFLTADTGASPDEGLTAGSHTMADSGSALLNAAAQVRGLLVDGAAKQFGVEARTLTVADAVIKAPDGRTMRYGDAVRTVDLHRNATPTSPLKPPATFSVIGTSLPRVDIPNKVTGGVSYVQDMELPGMLHARVVMPPVYDAKLLSFDEAAILKMPGVVRIVRNGSMLAVVAQGEWQAVVAQRALAAGSRWSPGRVLPERGTVHQDLKRIATQRIEIANTKGNTAPATKTLSATFLKNYLLHGSIGPSCSVAHLENGMLTVWTHSQGVYPLRDALAEMLSMPKASVRCIHTEGSGCYGHNGADDVAAHAALIAAALPGKAIRVQWMREQEHTWDHFTPAMVTELSASLDASGHIVDWNYALWSSSHNERIVNAGRLLPARMLEPPFVPAPSTPMLQPEGGGDRNAIPLYALPTMHIVNNFSPTMPLQTSAMRSLGAHTNVWAIESFMDELAHAAGVDPVEFRLRHLQDHRASQVIKLAATKFGWPRPPRERNRGVGFAFGKYKNLMAYVAMAVEITVVPETGHVTLERAEVAVDAGQVVSPDGIRNQIEGGIVQAASWTLYEALKYDTQRIRSFDWSSYPILRFGTAPQSIKVHLINRPGAPFLGAAEASMGPTAGALANAIFDATGQRMREMPFAGDGLRKRIDA; encoded by the coding sequence ATGAACCCACCCGACGACATCGACGAAAGCCGCCGGCACTTCATGGTTTCCGGCGCGCTCTTCGTCGCGTTCAGCCTCGCGCCGGTCACGCGTGCCGCCGCGCAGCTCGTGATCGCGGACGAAGGCGCCGCCGTCCACGTCGCCAAGGCGACCGAAACGCTGGCCGGTAGCCTGAAGACCAACCCGCTGCTGGACGCGTGGATCAAGATCACGCCCGACGGCAAGGTCACCGTGTTCACCGGCAAGGTCGAGCTCGGCACCGGCGTGCGAACCGCGCTGCTGCAGGTGGCGGCCGAGGAGCTGAACATGAAGCCCTCGCTGATCACGTTCCTGACCGCCGACACCGGCGCGTCGCCGGACGAGGGCCTGACGGCCGGCAGCCACACGATGGCCGACAGCGGCTCCGCATTGCTGAACGCGGCCGCGCAGGTGCGCGGGCTGCTGGTCGACGGCGCGGCGAAACAGTTCGGCGTCGAGGCGCGCACGCTCACCGTCGCCGACGCGGTGATCAAGGCGCCGGACGGCCGCACGATGCGCTACGGCGACGCGGTGCGCACGGTCGACCTGCACCGCAACGCGACGCCGACGTCGCCGCTGAAGCCGCCGGCCACGTTCTCGGTGATCGGCACGTCGCTGCCGCGCGTGGACATTCCGAACAAGGTCACGGGCGGCGTCAGCTACGTGCAGGACATGGAGCTGCCCGGCATGCTGCACGCGCGTGTCGTGATGCCGCCCGTGTACGACGCGAAGCTGCTGTCGTTCGACGAAGCCGCGATCCTGAAGATGCCGGGCGTGGTGCGGATCGTGCGCAACGGCAGCATGCTCGCGGTCGTCGCGCAGGGCGAATGGCAGGCGGTCGTCGCGCAGCGCGCGCTGGCCGCCGGCAGCCGCTGGTCACCCGGCCGCGTGCTGCCCGAGCGCGGCACCGTGCATCAGGACCTGAAGCGGATCGCGACGCAGCGCATCGAGATCGCGAACACGAAGGGCAACACCGCGCCGGCCACGAAGACGCTGTCCGCGACGTTCCTGAAGAACTACCTGCTGCACGGCTCGATCGGGCCGTCGTGCTCGGTCGCGCATCTCGAGAACGGCATGCTGACCGTGTGGACCCACTCGCAGGGCGTGTATCCGCTGCGCGACGCGCTCGCCGAGATGCTGTCGATGCCGAAGGCGAGCGTGCGCTGCATCCACACCGAGGGTTCCGGCTGCTACGGGCACAACGGTGCGGACGACGTGGCCGCGCACGCGGCACTGATCGCGGCGGCGCTGCCCGGCAAGGCGATCCGCGTGCAATGGATGCGCGAGCAGGAACATACGTGGGACCACTTCACGCCCGCGATGGTCACCGAGCTCAGCGCGTCGCTCGACGCGAGCGGCCATATCGTCGACTGGAACTACGCGCTGTGGAGCAGCTCGCACAACGAACGGATCGTCAATGCGGGCCGGCTGCTGCCCGCGCGGATGCTCGAGCCGCCGTTCGTGCCCGCGCCGTCGACGCCGATGCTGCAGCCCGAGGGCGGCGGCGATCGCAACGCGATCCCGCTGTACGCACTGCCGACCATGCACATCGTCAACAACTTCTCGCCGACGATGCCGCTGCAGACCTCGGCGATGCGCTCGCTCGGCGCGCACACCAACGTGTGGGCGATCGAGAGCTTCATGGACGAGCTCGCGCACGCCGCCGGCGTCGATCCGGTCGAATTCCGGCTGCGGCACTTGCAGGATCACCGCGCGAGCCAGGTGATCAAGCTCGCCGCGACGAAATTCGGCTGGCCCCGGCCGCCGCGCGAACGCAATCGCGGCGTTGGTTTCGCGTTCGGCAAATACAAGAACCTGATGGCCTACGTCGCGATGGCGGTCGAGATCACGGTCGTGCCGGAAACGGGCCACGTGACGCTCGAGCGCGCGGAAGTGGCCGTCGACGCGGGCCAGGTCGTGTCGCCGGACGGCATCCGCAACCAGATCGAAGGCGGCATCGTGCAGGCCGCGAGCTGGACACTGTACGAGGCGCTGAAATACGATACGCAGCGCATCCGCAGCTTCGACTGGAGCAGCTACCCGATCCTGCGTTTCGGCACGGCACCGCAAAGCATCAAGGTGCACCTGATCAACCGCCCGGGCGCGCCGTTCCTCGGCGCGGCCGAGGCGTCGATGGGGCCGACCGCGGGCGCGCTGGCCAACGCGATTTTCGATGCGACGGGCCAGCGGATGCGCGAAATGCCGTTCGCGGGCGACGGGCTCAGGAAGCGCATCGACGCGTAG
- a CDS encoding DUF485 domain-containing protein has product MNHPLSATAGTAPEPAAPSHATHPLLRDARFREHVRRRRLFAWSLTFVMLALYFAFILTLAFSPTLLGAPIVPGRPTPWGIPVGFGMFVATFALVAFYVFRANAVHDTVVAALRHGDAS; this is encoded by the coding sequence GTGAACCACCCGCTTTCGGCTACCGCCGGCACCGCACCCGAACCGGCCGCACCGTCACATGCCACGCATCCGCTGCTGCGCGATGCCCGCTTTCGCGAGCACGTCCGGCGCAGAAGGCTGTTCGCCTGGTCGCTGACGTTCGTCATGCTCGCCCTCTATTTCGCGTTCATCCTGACGCTGGCGTTTTCGCCGACGCTGCTGGGCGCGCCGATCGTGCCGGGCCGGCCGACCCCGTGGGGCATCCCGGTCGGGTTCGGCATGTTCGTCGCAACGTTCGCGCTGGTCGCGTTTTACGTGTTCCGCGCCAATGCGGTGCACGACACGGTCGTCGCGGCCCTTCGCCACGGAGACGCATCATGA
- a CDS encoding (2Fe-2S)-binding protein, translated as MITLTVNGVRHTLDIDPSTPLLYALRNDLHLHGAKFGCGLGQCGACTVIVDDKPMFSCLIPVSALGERRVRTLESLGTAGHPGKLQQAFIDHQAAQCGYCIAGMIMRAQALLERNPKPTEHELRTQMEPNLCRCGTHMRILAAIRQVAGLPDPEPAAAPVMISKGL; from the coding sequence ATGATCACCCTCACCGTCAACGGCGTGCGGCACACGCTCGACATCGATCCGTCCACGCCGCTGCTGTACGCGCTGCGCAACGACCTGCACCTGCACGGCGCGAAGTTCGGCTGCGGCCTCGGGCAATGCGGCGCATGCACCGTGATCGTCGACGACAAGCCGATGTTCTCGTGCCTGATTCCGGTGTCCGCGCTCGGCGAGCGCCGCGTGCGGACCCTCGAAAGCCTCGGCACCGCCGGGCATCCGGGCAAGCTGCAGCAGGCGTTCATCGATCACCAGGCCGCGCAGTGCGGGTATTGCATCGCGGGCATGATCATGCGCGCGCAGGCGCTGCTCGAGCGCAACCCGAAACCCACCGAACACGAACTGCGCACCCAGATGGAACCGAACCTGTGCCGCTGCGGCACGCACATGCGGATCCTGGCGGCGATCCGCCAGGTCGCCGGCCTGCCCGACCCGGAGCCGGCCGCCGCGCCCGTCATGATCAGCAAGGGACTCTGA